One window of the Gemmatimonadota bacterium genome contains the following:
- the coaD gene encoding pantetheine-phosphate adenylyltransferase translates to MKVAVYPGTFDPVTNGHLDVLKQALTVFDRVVVAVATNMEKHPMFSVEDRVDLFRQAVDGWSGVEVMSTDGLTVDLAKKLGAHAIVRGVRSAGDLETESQMALMNRRLAPLVTTVSFFPGEPSVYVSSSLVKEVFRFGGDVSHQVPPPVLKALTEKCGSIS, encoded by the coding sequence ATGAAAGTTGCGGTCTACCCCGGTACTTTCGATCCTGTAACCAACGGACATCTGGATGTGCTGAAACAGGCGCTGACCGTGTTCGACCGCGTGGTGGTGGCCGTTGCGACCAACATGGAAAAGCACCCTATGTTTTCGGTGGAGGATCGCGTGGACCTGTTCCGACAGGCCGTGGACGGCTGGTCGGGAGTCGAAGTGATGTCGACGGACGGGCTGACGGTCGACCTCGCCAAAAAACTCGGCGCCCATGCGATCGTCCGCGGCGTTCGTTCCGCCGGAGACCTGGAAACGGAATCCCAGATGGCGCTCATGAACCGGCGCCTGGCCCCGTTGGTTACCACGGTATCGTTCTTTCCCGGCGAACCATCGGTGTACGTGAGTTCTTCGCTCGTGAAAGAGGTCTTCCGTTTCGGTGGCGACGTAAGCCACCAGGTCCCGCCTCCCGTATTGAAAGCGCTGACAGAAAAGTGCGGATCGATCAGCTAA
- the rsmD gene encoding 16S rRNA (guanine(966)-N(2))-methyltransferase RsmD, giving the protein MLRIGTGIARGRRLKSVTGDIRPTGSRVRGSLFDILSARIVDGTVLDVCAGTGILGIEALSRGARCCLFVDRDRRAVRTIRDNLDRCGFRGSSRIWMTDAIRSLDHLADHACTVDIILADPPYGDPVAREIVRTAGERNVLAPGGLLVLEHRGDDQPESCEGLDLARSRTIGDTALSFFQPVSSNQPVAAATVNRPEVLPIDLPPPSSRTRR; this is encoded by the coding sequence ATGCTCCGAATCGGCACGGGAATCGCCAGGGGCCGTCGGCTGAAGTCCGTAACCGGCGACATCCGTCCCACCGGCAGCCGCGTACGCGGATCGTTGTTCGACATCCTGTCGGCGCGAATCGTCGACGGTACGGTGCTGGACGTGTGCGCCGGCACAGGAATCCTGGGCATTGAAGCGCTGAGCCGCGGTGCGCGCTGCTGCCTTTTCGTCGACCGTGACCGCCGTGCCGTCCGGACGATTAGAGACAATCTCGACCGCTGTGGGTTTCGCGGAAGCAGCAGGATCTGGATGACAGACGCTATTCGGAGTCTCGATCACCTCGCCGACCATGCCTGCACGGTGGACATCATACTCGCCGATCCGCCCTATGGCGATCCGGTAGCACGGGAAATCGTCCGAACCGCCGGCGAACGGAATGTGTTGGCTCCGGGCGGCCTGCTCGTCCTGGAGCATCGGGGAGACGACCAACCGGAATCCTGCGAAGGTCTCGACCTGGCGCGCAGCCGAACAATCGGTGACACGGCGCTGTCTTTCTTTCAGCCCGTCTCGTCAAATCAGCCCGTTGCGGCGGCCACCGTGAACCGGCCGGAAGTCCTGCCCATCGATCTTCCACCTCCTTCATCGAGAACCCGGCGATGA
- a CDS encoding ComEA family DNA-binding protein: MTKGEIQAVIFVAVSMLAGAAILLVKQYDSGFLPDLDPVQAHGRLNAGIETESATATADDSNARLPSTGSDAGHSTIGADSGHPAASQDSGHQNAGISTKSASSTGNLLVPVNTAPAFELQKLPGIGPKLAEAIIEYRTRSGPFEAVEQLLEVKGIGPAKLGRIRPLVELK, encoded by the coding sequence ATGACTAAAGGGGAAATACAGGCCGTCATCTTCGTCGCGGTCAGCATGCTGGCCGGCGCCGCAATTCTGCTGGTGAAACAGTACGATTCGGGTTTCCTGCCCGACCTGGATCCGGTTCAGGCGCACGGACGGCTGAACGCAGGTATCGAGACGGAATCCGCCACGGCTACCGCGGACGATTCGAACGCGCGCCTCCCGTCCACCGGGTCGGACGCTGGACACTCGACCATCGGGGCAGATTCGGGACACCCGGCTGCCTCGCAGGACTCGGGGCACCAGAACGCCGGGATCTCTACGAAGTCCGCTTCTTCCACCGGCAACCTGCTTGTGCCGGTAAATACCGCCCCTGCGTTTGAACTTCAGAAACTGCCGGGGATCGGTCCGAAACTGGCGGAGGCGATCATCGAATACCGGACGCGGTCCGGTCCTTTTGAGGCGGTCGAGCAGCTGCTCGAAGTGAAAGGGATCGGTCCCGCCAAACTCGGACGCATACGACCTCTGGTGGAGCTGAAGTGA